One genomic window of Parus major isolate Abel chromosome 11, Parus_major1.1, whole genome shotgun sequence includes the following:
- the CAPNS2 gene encoding calpain small subunit 2, producing MFLAKALLSGGSGSSRGGSLARGLGGLLTGGGGAGNIGGLVGGLVNLISEAAAQYNPEPPPPPRNHFTNVEAQESDEIRQFRRLFAQLAGDDMEVCATELRDILNKVLSRHQDLKTDGFSLDTCRSMVAVMDSDTSGKLGFEEFKYLWNNVKKWQCVYKQYDTDQSGTVGRAQLPNALKAAGFHLNEQLCQVIVRRYAAEDGSMDFNSFISCLVRLDSMFRAFKSLDQDGSGHVKVTIEDWLQLTMYS from the coding sequence ATGTTCCTTGCTAAAGCTTTGCTGAGTGGAGGAAGTGGTAGTAGTCGTGGAGGAAGCCTTGCACGTGGCCTTGGGGGGCTCCTAACAGGAGGTGGAGGTGCAGGGAATATTGGAGGACTTGTTGGAGGTCTCGTCAACCTTATAAGTGAAGCGGCAGCTCAGTATAATCCAGAGCCACCTCCACCTCCTCGCAATCATTTTACAAATGTGGAAGCTCAGGAGAGTGATGAGATCAGACAGTTCCGTCGTCTGTTTGCCCAGCTGGCTGGAGATGATATGGAAGTGTGTGCCACAGAGCTAAGGGACATCCTGAACAAAGTCCTTTCCAGACACCAAGACTTGAAGACGGATGGCTTCAGCTTGGACACCTGCCGTAGCATGGTCGCCGTCATGGACAGCGATACGAGCGGCAAACTGGGCTTTGAGGAGTTCAAGTATCTGTGGAACAACGTCAAGAAGTGGCAGTGTGTGTACAAGCAGTACGATACTGATCAGTCAGGCACTGTTGGGAGAGCCCAGCTGCCAAACGCTTTGAAGGCTGCGGGGTTCCACCTGAACgagcagctgtgccaggtgaTTGTGCGCAGATACGCCGCCGAGGACGGCAGCATGGATTTCAACAGCTTCATCAGCTGCCTGGTGCGGCTGGACAGCATGTTCCGCGCCTTCAAGTCCCTGGACCAAGATGGAAGTGGGCATGTCAAAGTGACCATTGAGGACTGGCTGCAGCTGACCATGTATTCGTGA